The Dethiosulfovibrio peptidovorans DSM 11002 nucleotide sequence TTTCCGACAGGACCGCCTTGGTGACCACCTCCGACGCCAGTTCTCCTGATTCTTCGTCGTAGATCTCCCAGCCGACTATCTTTCTGCTGTAGAGGTCTATTATGAGGTACAGGTAGTAGAACAGGCCCTTGGCCGGTCCGCAGATGTAAGGGCACCTCTAGCAACCCCATATTTAGCGGTCTAAGCAGACAAAAAAGCCACAGACCAGAAACAGCGACAAATTAGGCTAAATCAGCGTTAAGATGATTCTCTATTGTCGCTCCGGTGACCTGAACAACTCGGCTTTTACCGTCATTTGGGCACGGCAGATATCGCCCCTGACTTCATCATCAGGAACGAGAATCGAACGATGTTATAGGCCAGGTTTCTCAGTCCTATAGCGGTTGAAGCTCTGGCTTTCCCGATAGTTCGAACTATCAGGTTGCCGGCCTTCATGGTTTGGGCTCCAAAGACGTGCTCCACTCGGCTTCGGACTTTGGATCTTGTTCTGTTACCCTGTTTTTCCCACCACGTGATGGGTTTGCCTCTGTATCCTTTTCGTTGGATCTTCGGTCTGTAGCCTTGTTCCTCAAGCCAAGAGATTTTCTCATGGCTTCTATAAGCTGAGTCGGCATAGACGTCTTTGCTGCTGTTACTGGGATCGATGAGTTCCTCGAATACATTGCTGTCGTGGACCGATGCCTCGGTTACGCTGTATTTACGGATGATCTTGTTCTGAGAGTCGATCTCTATGTGGTTCTTGTAGCCGAAGGAGCTTTTGCCGTTTTTCTTCGTCCACCTGGCATCGGTGTCTTTTTGAGATCTCTTGTTGTCGGGCCAGTCTTCCGGTGGTTCTCCATCCTTGATCTTGCGGTTTTCATCCCGTTTGTTCCTCTGGATCGGGACCTTCACTATGGAGGCATCCACTATCTGCCCTTTTTTTGCCTCGAAGCCGCTTTTACGGATGTGACCGTCAAAAAGATCGAACAGAGGCTTCATCAGTTCCGCCTTGGTCAGCTGCTCCCGAAAAAGCCATATAGTCTTGGCATCAGGGACTTTGGCTTCCAGGGAGAGGCCGAGAAAACGTCTGAAGGAAAGCCTGTCCCTTACCTGAAACTCCATTGCGTCGTCCGACAGGTTGTACAGTGCCTGAAGCACCAGGATCTTGAACATGAGAAGAGGAGGGAAGGGCTTTCTTCCTCCCAGAGAATCCTTCTGTCTGAGCCCTTCGCGGAAGTCCTTCAACGGCTGCTCGAAGATGGACCAGTCCACCGCTTTCTCTATTCGTACCAGTGGATCGTTCACCTTTTCAAGGCTATCGTAGGCTATTTCTTCCGCAAAGAGGCTCCGCTGTTTCAAGGGGATCCCATCCCTTCTCGAGAATTTTTGGTTACAACCGGTATTTTAACATCCCAGCCTAAACAGGGGTTTTTCTCCCTGCCAGTTAGGGGAGTTTTTAGAGATGCCCGTAAGTTATATCCCAGGACCACAGCTGGTTAGGACCGTCGGCTTTATGGGTTGTTATAGGTTTTTTTACCGGAGCCGCCGTTCTGCCTCTATGGTTGATCTGTCTGTGTTTCCTGAGTATCCTGTAGAATGTCGATTCAGAGGCGATGTATATGCCTTTTTCCAGTAGATCGTTCACTATCTGGGCTGGCGGTGCGCTGGCGTATTCCGGGCTGTTGGCTATCTCTAGTACCTTTCGTTCTTCCTCTTGCGATAGCTTCTGAGGCGTCTTTCTGGGAGCGTGAGGTCTTTGGTCCTCTTTTACCTG carries:
- a CDS encoding IS5 family transposase, which encodes MKQRSLFAEEIAYDSLEKVNDPLVRIEKAVDWSIFEQPLKDFREGLRQKDSLGGRKPFPPLLMFKILVLQALYNLSDDAMEFQVRDRLSFRRFLGLSLEAKVPDAKTIWLFREQLTKAELMKPLFDLFDGHIRKSGFEAKKGQIVDASIVKVPIQRNKRDENRKIKDGEPPEDWPDNKRSQKDTDARWTKKNGKSSFGYKNHIEIDSQNKIIRKYSVTEASVHDSNVFEELIDPSNSSKDVYADSAYRSHEKISWLEEQGYRPKIQRKGYRGKPITWWEKQGNRTRSKVRSRVEHVFGAQTMKAGNLIVRTIGKARASTAIGLRNLAYNIVRFSFLMMKSGAISAVPK
- a CDS encoding helix-turn-helix domain-containing protein translates to MEKKSPGDLGGKRGRLIGASDRRKAVELIEEAVSSGATQAKACREVGITERTFQRWCKEGQVKEDQRPHAPRKTPQKLSQEEERKVLEIANSPEYASAPPAQIVNDLLEKGIYIASESTFYRILRKHRQINHRGRTAAPVKKPITTHKADGPNQLWSWDITYGHL